Proteins from one Streptosporangium becharense genomic window:
- a CDS encoding acyl-CoA dehydrogenase family protein has protein sequence MDLKLNPVQERLAGAVELALTRTGDPRAELAGIGVPAVSLSPRWGGLGLGLGADVIVGTELGTAMETLPGYRETALCLDLLQEEAPREVEDALAAAVDGKALATTLGLHAPVTLRCDGEGRLWGVGEAVEACPWDVVVARAAVEGGAHRWFVLPVREATCGTEPAEVLGTPAVRLHFSGARAHELDLNPAVLGRALDAARVRQAALLLGLATGALRVAKEHVNRRLQFGRPLVEFQTVSHRLAALMAEGDGWLLLLHEAAWLHDREEDTTVAAAQVLAAAADHALRATRLNLQLHGARGMLSGSRAASAYRTASVEAVRLGPAERLWPEIGRARLAALGSASR, from the coding sequence ATGGACCTGAAACTCAACCCCGTACAGGAGCGGCTGGCCGGCGCCGTGGAGCTGGCCCTGACCCGGACCGGCGACCCGCGGGCGGAACTGGCCGGGATCGGCGTGCCGGCGGTGAGCCTGTCGCCCCGGTGGGGCGGCCTGGGGCTCGGGCTGGGCGCCGACGTGATCGTGGGAACGGAGCTGGGCACGGCGATGGAGACGCTGCCCGGCTACCGGGAGACCGCCCTGTGCCTGGACCTGCTCCAAGAAGAGGCCCCCCGGGAGGTGGAGGACGCGCTGGCGGCGGCCGTGGACGGCAAGGCGCTGGCCACGACGCTCGGCCTGCACGCGCCCGTCACGCTGCGCTGCGACGGCGAGGGCCGGCTGTGGGGGGTCGGCGAGGCGGTCGAGGCGTGCCCGTGGGACGTCGTGGTCGCGCGGGCCGCGGTCGAGGGCGGCGCCCACCGCTGGTTCGTCCTGCCGGTCAGGGAGGCGACCTGCGGGACCGAACCCGCCGAGGTGCTGGGCACGCCCGCCGTCCGGCTGCACTTCTCCGGGGCACGTGCCCACGAACTGGACCTGAACCCCGCCGTGCTGGGCCGGGCACTGGACGCGGCGCGGGTGCGGCAGGCGGCGCTGCTGCTCGGCCTGGCCACCGGGGCGTTGCGCGTCGCCAAGGAGCACGTGAACCGGCGGCTGCAGTTCGGCCGTCCGCTGGTGGAGTTCCAGACCGTCAGCCACCGGCTCGCCGCGCTGATGGCCGAGGGCGACGGCTGGCTGCTCCTGCTGCACGAGGCCGCGTGGCTGCACGACCGGGAGGAGGACACGACGGTGGCGGCGGCGCAGGTCCTCGCCGCGGCGGCCGACCACGCGCTGCGCGCGACCCGGCTGAACCTCCAGTTGCACGGGGCACGCGGCATGCTGTCCGGCTCCCGGGCGGCCTCGGCCTACCGGACGGCCTCGGTCGAGGCGGTGCGGCTGGGACCGGCGGAGCGGCTCTGGCCCGAGATCGGCCGGGCCCGCCTGGCCGCGCTGGGCTCGGCGTCCCGGTAG
- a CDS encoding thioesterase II family protein, with amino-acid sequence MSSTDSRWFLKPPSSESRVRLFCFPYSGCGASMFRGWPARLGEAGEVEVVPLQLPGRENRTREGHFGTYEKLADAAVDGIAPYLDRPYAVFGHCGGALPAFETVLRVQERGLRLPERVFVSSQVAPQDGPYGRFLRLSPAELERELRGLLAALGSPAPRSEMVELFLDVLIADVEANKRYHREAVPLGCPVTVIGWSDDVEVPHHLMTGWDAWAPCEKTVLAGSHYTFLDAPGELTETLARFLSPVNPRS; translated from the coding sequence ATTTCCTCGACCGATTCTCGATGGTTTCTCAAGCCGCCCTCAAGTGAAAGTCGAGTCCGGCTTTTCTGCTTTCCCTACTCCGGGTGCGGGGCGTCCATGTTCCGGGGCTGGCCCGCCCGGCTGGGCGAGGCCGGCGAGGTGGAGGTCGTCCCGCTCCAGCTCCCGGGGCGGGAGAACCGCACCCGGGAAGGGCATTTCGGCACCTACGAGAAACTGGCCGACGCGGCGGTCGACGGCATCGCGCCGTATCTCGACCGCCCGTACGCGGTGTTCGGCCACTGCGGCGGGGCACTGCCGGCGTTCGAGACCGTGCTGCGCGTCCAGGAGCGGGGGCTGCGCCTTCCGGAGCGGGTCTTCGTCTCCTCCCAGGTCGCCCCGCAGGACGGCCCGTACGGCCGGTTCCTGCGGTTGAGCCCGGCGGAGCTGGAGCGGGAGCTGCGCGGGCTGCTGGCCGCCCTCGGCTCGCCCGCCCCCCGCAGCGAGATGGTCGAGCTCTTCCTGGACGTGCTGATCGCCGACGTCGAGGCGAACAAGCGCTACCACCGCGAGGCCGTGCCGCTCGGCTGCCCCGTCACGGTGATCGGCTGGTCCGACGACGTCGAGGTCCCCCACCACCTGATGACCGGCTGGGACGCCTGGGCACCCTGCGAGAAGACGGTGCTCGCGGGCAGCCACTACACCTTCCTGGACGCCCCCGGCGAGCTGACGGAGACCCTCGCCCGTTTCCTGTCGCCGGTGAACCCCCGCTCGTGA
- a CDS encoding metallophosphoesterase family protein, with protein sequence MKLLAVSDLHVSHAANLRVVRELPASPDDWLVVAGDVAETAADLAAALSVLVRRFARVVWTPGNHELWTVPHDPLQLRGRERYEYLVEMCRGLGVLTPEDPYPVLECEERRFVLAPLFLLYDYSLRPPGTTAAQALERAYEAGVVCSDEFLLHPDPYPDRAAWCADRLALTERRLAALPADLPVVFANHYPLHPSLVRLPRVPEFSLWCGTARTADWHLRHRAEAVVYGHLHLPGSYTLDGVRFEEVSLGYPREWRRRRGAYRPRQIMPAPPARASNTSATRTTPG encoded by the coding sequence GTGAAACTGCTCGCCGTCAGCGATCTGCATGTCTCGCACGCGGCGAACCTCCGGGTCGTCCGCGAGCTGCCCGCCTCGCCCGACGACTGGCTCGTCGTCGCCGGCGACGTGGCGGAGACCGCCGCGGACCTCGCCGCGGCGCTGAGCGTCCTGGTGCGGCGGTTCGCCCGGGTCGTCTGGACCCCCGGCAACCACGAGCTGTGGACGGTGCCGCACGACCCGCTCCAGCTGCGCGGCCGGGAACGGTACGAGTATCTGGTGGAGATGTGCCGCGGGCTCGGGGTGCTCACCCCCGAGGACCCCTACCCGGTGCTGGAGTGCGAGGAGCGCCGGTTCGTGCTGGCGCCGCTCTTCCTGCTGTACGACTACAGCCTCCGGCCGCCGGGGACGACGGCCGCGCAGGCGTTGGAGAGGGCGTACGAGGCGGGCGTGGTGTGCTCGGACGAGTTCCTGCTCCACCCCGACCCCTACCCCGACCGGGCCGCGTGGTGCGCCGACCGGCTGGCCCTGACCGAGCGCAGGCTCGCCGCCCTGCCGGCCGACCTGCCCGTCGTGTTCGCCAACCACTACCCGCTGCACCCGTCGCTGGTGCGGCTGCCCCGCGTGCCGGAGTTCTCACTGTGGTGCGGGACGGCCCGCACGGCCGACTGGCACCTGCGCCACCGGGCGGAGGCCGTGGTCTACGGCCACCTGCACCTGCCGGGCTCGTACACCCTGGACGGGGTGCGGTTCGAGGAGGTCTCGCTGGGCTACCCGAGGGAGTGGCGCCGTCGCCGCGGCGCCTACCGGCCCCGTCAGATCATGCCCGCCCCCCCGGCCAGGGCCTCGAACACCTCCGCCACCCGCACCACCCCGGGGTGA
- a CDS encoding non-ribosomal peptide synthetase, which yields MVQESELVRRLRNLPPDRRAEFLRNLENVSRGARVSPLSFRQEQLWVLDKISRASAGYALVFAFRLEGELSVEALEGALDDVLERHTVLRSVMPHEHADGAQVLRPARPARPTVEKTAAEELDARCAAVVREELERGFDLDNGPLVRHRLLAVDDRTHVLLWVTHHLVFDRRSAGVVLRDLMAAYEARLGGGRAAGAAAPHFGEYASWQRDWVRGPEAAAAAAWWKETLAGWESTEIPADLPRGRLLDLTAETVSAPLDAPVREAAAALADRLGVAAGDVFLAAFLSVLGRVTARRDLVVGLPVNVPGPFDPAALVGDCGNLQPVRVEVEGAPGLAEIARRVHRARTEGERHAALPFKLILEAVGVEPDPGRLPLVQVGFELRDDAAPRAEAGPLRAVAEQVETGGATLELDLVVQPDLVRVRYVTALYRRGTAELLLERYLRVLAAGCAGPDVPHERLPLAGADERRVILEEWNVPVGRREPELIHKIFEERARERPGAVAVAGRDTEITYAELDRRANGVAARLRELGVGPEDFVAVAPPRGPRLAEAVLGVLKAGAAYVPVDLGNPAGRIAAILDDSAARIVIGDRETLAGLPEGRWQGLDLDEAGERDEAPPIEVPPSALAYAIFTSGSTGRPKGVLVEHRNVVNFIRTVQEMFSLTPDDRVVQFASPGFDVSTFELFSALLTGARLYAVDDEERRSIDRIDAVLAEQRITVIDLPPAIMELLDPARYPDLRIAFVGGEAFTGELTTRWAAGRRFYNGYGPTETTVTVVAKLCEGVWRGSPPIGRAMTNHRAYTLDGEMGLQPAGAVGELAVAGAGLGRGYLGRPDLTAERFRPDPYGEPGSRVYLTGDLAAWNADGDLVFHGRADRQVKIRGVRIELGEVESALLTLPEVGRAVAEAVPDPRGGSLLVAYLVPAEGATLQLDTVRGALTERLPPPMVPSFLIPLDEVPLTLSGKVNRKALPPVRFADPVEQAEAEAEERTETERRVADEVFLPLLRVPRVSKHDNFFALGGTSLQAIRIAPRVKAVFDVDLPIADFFQNPTVTGMAQVVEGLVARRDEARRTMLAALEFVEGRTDEEVADLLGTPGGER from the coding sequence ATGGTTCAAGAGAGCGAACTCGTAAGGCGACTGCGCAATCTTCCCCCGGATCGGAGGGCCGAGTTCCTCCGCAATCTCGAAAATGTCTCGAGAGGCGCCAGGGTCTCCCCGCTCTCCTTCCGGCAGGAGCAGCTCTGGGTGCTCGACAAGATCTCGCGGGCGAGCGCGGGGTACGCCCTGGTCTTCGCCTTCCGGCTGGAGGGCGAGCTGAGCGTCGAGGCCCTGGAAGGAGCCCTCGACGACGTCCTGGAGCGCCACACGGTGCTGCGGTCGGTGATGCCGCACGAGCACGCGGACGGGGCCCAGGTGCTGCGTCCCGCACGCCCGGCGCGGCCGACGGTGGAGAAGACCGCCGCCGAGGAGCTGGACGCCCGCTGCGCCGCCGTGGTGCGGGAGGAACTGGAGCGGGGCTTCGACCTCGACAACGGGCCGCTGGTCCGCCACCGCCTGCTGGCCGTGGACGACCGCACCCACGTGCTGCTGTGGGTCACCCACCACCTCGTCTTCGACCGCAGATCGGCCGGCGTGGTGCTGCGCGACCTGATGGCCGCCTACGAGGCCAGGCTCGGCGGCGGCCGGGCGGCCGGGGCCGCGGCCCCGCACTTCGGCGAGTACGCCTCCTGGCAGCGCGACTGGGTGCGCGGGCCGGAGGCCGCCGCGGCGGCGGCCTGGTGGAAGGAGACCCTGGCCGGCTGGGAGAGCACCGAGATCCCCGCCGACCTGCCCCGCGGGCGGCTGCTCGACTTGACGGCCGAGACGGTCTCCGCCCCGCTCGACGCCCCGGTGCGCGAGGCCGCCGCGGCGCTGGCCGACCGGCTGGGCGTGGCGGCGGGCGACGTGTTCCTCGCGGCGTTCCTGTCGGTCCTCGGGCGGGTCACCGCCCGCCGCGACCTGGTCGTCGGGCTCCCGGTCAACGTGCCCGGCCCGTTCGACCCGGCCGCCCTCGTCGGCGACTGCGGCAACCTGCAGCCCGTCCGCGTCGAGGTGGAGGGGGCGCCCGGCCTCGCGGAGATCGCGCGGCGGGTGCACCGGGCCAGGACCGAGGGCGAGCGGCACGCGGCGCTGCCGTTCAAGCTGATCCTGGAGGCCGTGGGCGTCGAGCCCGACCCGGGGCGGCTGCCCCTGGTGCAGGTCGGGTTCGAACTGCGCGACGACGCGGCGCCCCGGGCGGAGGCCGGTCCGCTGCGCGCGGTCGCCGAGCAGGTCGAGACCGGCGGCGCGACCCTGGAGCTCGACCTCGTCGTGCAGCCGGACCTGGTGCGGGTGCGCTACGTCACCGCCCTCTACCGGCGCGGGACCGCCGAGCTGCTGCTGGAGCGCTACCTGCGGGTCCTGGCGGCCGGCTGCGCCGGCCCGGACGTCCCGCACGAGAGGCTGCCGCTGGCCGGGGCGGACGAGCGGCGGGTGATCTTGGAGGAGTGGAACGTCCCCGTCGGGCGGCGCGAGCCCGAGCTGATCCACAAGATCTTCGAGGAGCGCGCGCGGGAACGTCCCGGCGCGGTCGCGGTCGCCGGGCGGGACACCGAGATCACCTACGCCGAGCTGGACCGCCGGGCCAACGGCGTCGCCGCGCGGCTGCGCGAGCTGGGCGTCGGCCCCGAGGACTTCGTCGCGGTCGCCCCCCCGCGCGGCCCGCGGCTCGCCGAGGCCGTCCTGGGCGTGCTCAAGGCGGGCGCCGCGTACGTCCCCGTCGACCTGGGCAACCCGGCCGGGCGGATCGCGGCCATCCTGGACGACTCGGCCGCCAGGATCGTCATCGGCGACCGTGAGACGCTGGCGGGCCTGCCCGAAGGGCGGTGGCAGGGGCTGGACCTGGACGAGGCCGGCGAGCGCGACGAGGCCCCGCCCATCGAGGTCCCCCCGTCCGCGCTCGCCTACGCGATCTTCACCTCCGGTTCGACGGGCCGGCCCAAGGGGGTGCTGGTCGAGCACCGCAACGTCGTCAACTTCATCCGCACCGTCCAGGAGATGTTCTCCCTCACGCCGGACGACCGGGTCGTGCAGTTCGCCTCGCCCGGGTTCGACGTCTCCACGTTCGAGCTGTTCTCCGCGCTCCTCACCGGCGCCCGGCTCTACGCCGTCGACGACGAGGAGCGGCGCTCGATCGACCGGATCGACGCGGTCCTCGCCGAGCAGCGGATCACCGTCATCGACCTCCCGCCCGCGATCATGGAGCTGCTCGACCCCGCCCGCTACCCCGACCTGAGGATCGCCTTCGTCGGCGGTGAGGCGTTCACCGGGGAACTGACCACCCGCTGGGCGGCCGGGCGGCGCTTCTACAACGGCTACGGGCCGACCGAGACCACCGTCACCGTCGTGGCCAAGCTGTGCGAGGGCGTGTGGCGCGGCTCCCCGCCCATCGGCCGGGCCATGACCAACCACCGCGCCTACACCCTCGACGGGGAGATGGGCCTGCAACCGGCCGGCGCGGTGGGGGAGCTGGCCGTCGCCGGAGCCGGACTCGGCCGCGGCTACCTGGGACGGCCCGACCTCACCGCCGAGCGGTTCCGCCCGGACCCGTACGGCGAGCCCGGCTCGCGCGTCTACCTCACCGGCGACCTCGCGGCCTGGAACGCGGACGGCGACCTGGTCTTCCACGGCCGGGCCGACCGGCAGGTGAAGATCCGCGGGGTGCGGATCGAGCTGGGCGAGGTGGAGAGCGCGCTGCTCACGCTGCCCGAGGTCGGCAGGGCGGTGGCCGAGGCGGTCCCCGACCCCCGGGGCGGTTCCCTGCTGGTGGCCTACCTCGTCCCGGCGGAGGGAGCCACGCTGCAGCTCGACACGGTCCGAGGAGCGCTCACCGAGCGCCTGCCGCCCCCGATGGTGCCCAGCTTCCTCATCCCGCTCGACGAGGTGCCGCTCACGCTCAGCGGGAAGGTCAACCGCAAGGCGCTGCCCCCCGTCCGCTTCGCCGACCCCGTGGAGCAGGCCGAGGCCGAGGCCGAGGAGCGGACCGAGACCGAGCGCAGGGTGGCCGACGAGGTGTTCCTGCCCCTGCTGAGGGTGCCGCGGGTGAGCAAGCACGACAACTTCTTCGCCCTGGGCGGGACCAGCCTCCAGGCGATCCGCATCGCCCCCCGGGTCAAGGCCGTCTTCGACGTCGACCTGCCCATCGCGGACTTCTTCCAGAACCCCACCGTGACCGGGATGGCCCAGGTCGTCGAGGGCCTGGTGGCGCGCAGGGACGAGGCGCGGCGGACCATGCTGGCCGCCCTGGAGTTCGTCGAGGGCCGCACCGACGAGGAGGTCGCCGACCTGCTGGGCACACCGGGCGGTGAGCGGTGA
- a CDS encoding thioesterase II family protein: MSAPARRGFTAESPWIRRAARDAPAIRLFCFPYAGAGASLFHGWPELMDESVEVVAVQLPGREDRTREPLPASMEELVSACGLSLLPYVSEPFALYGHCAGALLAYEVACELRDVYGVEPAVLLVAAHAAPCLGPVADPLHALPEERFAEELGRLGGIPEAVLANPGFMRALLPTLRADFTLFESHRSPDRPPLSCPIAVLRGDRDTVVGDAGYAAWNRHTTGRCEQVVVPGGHYFVNEFDRDVAGRVAAALTFRNVPTQEAGDGSGNRE, encoded by the coding sequence GTGAGCGCCCCCGCCCGGCGCGGCTTCACCGCCGAGTCGCCCTGGATCCGGCGGGCCGCCCGCGACGCCCCCGCGATCCGGCTGTTCTGCTTCCCGTACGCCGGAGCGGGCGCCTCGCTCTTCCACGGCTGGCCCGAGCTGATGGACGAGTCCGTCGAGGTCGTCGCCGTCCAGCTCCCCGGCCGGGAGGACCGCACCCGCGAACCGCTGCCCGCCTCGATGGAGGAGCTGGTGAGCGCGTGCGGGCTCAGCCTGTTGCCGTACGTGTCGGAGCCGTTCGCGCTCTACGGGCACTGCGCGGGAGCGCTGCTCGCCTACGAGGTGGCCTGCGAACTGCGCGACGTCTACGGCGTCGAACCTGCGGTGCTGCTGGTGGCCGCGCACGCCGCACCCTGCCTGGGGCCCGTCGCCGACCCGCTGCACGCGCTGCCGGAGGAGAGGTTCGCCGAGGAGCTCGGGCGGCTGGGCGGGATACCGGAGGCGGTCCTGGCCAATCCGGGGTTCATGCGGGCGCTGCTGCCGACGCTCCGCGCCGACTTCACCCTGTTCGAGAGCCACCGCAGCCCGGACCGCCCGCCGCTGTCGTGCCCGATCGCCGTCCTGCGCGGCGACCGGGACACGGTGGTCGGCGACGCCGGGTACGCGGCCTGGAACCGCCACACCACCGGCCGGTGCGAGCAGGTCGTGGTCCCCGGCGGTCACTACTTCGTCAACGAGTTCGACCGTGACGTGGCCGGCCGCGTCGCCGCCGCGCTCACCTTCCGGAACGTCCCCACACAGGAGGCAGGCGATGGGTCAGGGAATCGGGAGTAG
- a CDS encoding acyl-CoA dehydrogenase family protein, which translates to MDFTIPERTGRFRSELAELFGKRSVRDLLARVAAREDGMDGDVREVFRVLGAAGALAPAWPAEYGGRGGDFTETIALLEELVRYRIPSSLYYISVQIIGSLILQSGTHEQKKTILPRLASGELSACILFTEPDNGSDLAGITTRARREGSEWVIDGHKKYNLKTAYADLALCAARIDDAASRYEGITLFLLPMSTPGITVKPIPSMADEQFHDVRLDGVRVTDDAVFGDPGAGWSLITRLFSAERSGLDYYARGLNWMRLSAESLACDGAAGDAEAAGLARRWARLDASRLLASRVMQRLQDDEPDIIQASLSKWHCSESAQRVAWWALETLGLPMVTTFPADADRALEAAYREAAGLTISGGASEVLLEVVAGARLLGDVPDDRERSR; encoded by the coding sequence ATGGACTTCACGATTCCCGAGCGCACCGGAAGATTCCGCTCGGAGCTCGCGGAACTGTTCGGGAAACGATCCGTCAGGGATCTGCTGGCCCGCGTCGCCGCACGCGAGGACGGCATGGACGGCGACGTCAGAGAGGTGTTCCGGGTGCTGGGGGCGGCGGGTGCACTGGCCCCGGCATGGCCTGCGGAGTACGGCGGGAGGGGCGGTGACTTTACCGAGACTATAGCGCTTCTCGAGGAGCTCGTGAGATACAGGATACCGAGCAGCCTTTACTACATATCCGTCCAGATAATCGGTTCCCTCATCCTCCAGTCGGGAACCCACGAGCAGAAGAAGACAATTCTCCCCAGGCTCGCCTCGGGAGAGCTTTCCGCATGCATTCTTTTCACCGAGCCGGACAACGGTTCCGATCTCGCCGGGATAACCACCCGGGCCCGGCGCGAGGGATCGGAATGGGTCATCGACGGGCACAAGAAGTACAACCTCAAGACGGCGTACGCCGACCTGGCGCTCTGCGCCGCCCGGATCGACGACGCCGCGAGCAGGTACGAGGGCATCACGCTGTTCCTGCTGCCGATGTCCACCCCGGGGATCACCGTCAAGCCCATCCCCAGCATGGCCGACGAGCAGTTCCACGACGTGCGCCTCGACGGGGTGCGGGTCACGGACGACGCGGTCTTCGGCGACCCCGGCGCGGGCTGGTCACTGATCACACGCCTGTTCTCCGCCGAGCGAAGCGGGCTCGACTACTACGCCCGCGGCCTGAACTGGATGCGACTGTCGGCCGAGTCGCTCGCCTGCGACGGGGCGGCGGGGGACGCCGAGGCCGCGGGCCTGGCCCGCCGGTGGGCCAGGCTCGACGCGAGCCGGCTGCTGGCCTCCCGGGTGATGCAACGCCTGCAGGACGACGAGCCGGACATCATCCAGGCGTCACTGTCGAAGTGGCACTGCAGCGAGTCGGCGCAGCGGGTGGCGTGGTGGGCCCTGGAGACCCTCGGCCTGCCGATGGTCACCACGTTCCCCGCCGACGCCGACCGGGCGCTGGAGGCCGCCTACCGGGAGGCGGCCGGGCTCACCATCTCCGGCGGAGCGTCGGAGGTCCTGCTGGAGGTCGTCGCCGGCGCCCGCCTGCTCGGCGACGTCCCCGACGACCGGGAAAGGAGCCGATGA